One Dendropsophus ebraccatus isolate aDenEbr1 unplaced genomic scaffold, aDenEbr1.pat pat_scaffold_639_ctg1, whole genome shotgun sequence genomic window carries:
- the LOC138778118 gene encoding uncharacterized protein: MTSRMAPVLLMMTSHTVYKQLQSSRSYSPRLTLLVKEREKREQRGKPRKQGAKVELVEEEMAVVVEDFIMLMEDVVVVVDDFVVGGVVVRVVREVLVQGVMVVRRVVVEREVVLVEVIVMVVDELVVLEVVVVLGEVVVLGEMVEERVVVVDEVEESVVVVDEVEEEGVMDDMLEEGEMVVDVALEEGMMVVDEVLEEGVVEDENLTCRCNIAFIEAQLSSALPATEWNEIQSKELDASEEATQDGGKPTTAEETPFFSQGSPAVIRKKNKQRMGSKKKKPESETTNVQLVSFSNLQTLMDT; encoded by the exons ATGACATCACGCATGGCTCCTGTACtgctcatgatgacatcacacacagtatataagcagcTGCAGAGCTCTAGAAGTTACTCTCCAAGGCTAACGTTATTGGTGAAG GAGAGAGAAAAGCGAGAACAGCGAGGAAAGCCAAGAAAGCAAGGAGCAAAGGTTGAGTTGGTGGAAGAGGAGatggcggtggtggtggaggatTTCATAATGTTGAtggaggatgtggtggtggtggtggatgacTTTGTGGTGGGTGGAGTTGTGGTGAGGGTGGTGCGAGAGGTACTGGTGcagggggtgatggtggtgaGGCGGGTGGTGGTGGAGAGAGAGGTGGTGCTGGTGGAGGTGATTGTGATGGTAGTAGATGAGCTGgtggtgctggaggtggtggtcgTGCTGGGGGAGGTGGTCGTGCTGGGCGAGATGGTGGAGGAGAGAGTCGTGGTGGTGGATGAGGTGGAGGAGTCGGTGGTTGTGGTGGATGAGGTGGaagaggagggggtgatggatgacatgctggaggagggggagatggtggtggatgtGGCGctggaggaggggatgatggtggtggatgaggtgctggaggagggggtggtagaagatgag AATCTCACCTGCAGATGCAACATCGCATTTATAGAGGCTCAACTAAGTTCTGCTCTACCTGCAACTGAGTGGAATGAAATACAAAGCAAAG AATTAGACGCCTCAGAGGAAGCCACGCAGGACGGAGGAAAACCCACCACAGCAGAGGAAACTCCTTTTTTCTCTCAGGGATCCCCAGCTGTCATCCGCAAAAAAAACAAGCAACGAATgggaagcaagaaaaaaaaaccagAGTCAGAAACCACCAACGTCCAGCTAGTG TCCTTCTCCAACCTGCAGACCCTGATGGACACATAA